One genomic segment of Thermococcus sp. M39 includes these proteins:
- a CDS encoding OPT family oligopeptide transporter produces MENYKRVSKNAVASEKRETYREVTPEAIILGVIWGAFMAASFTYAGMIMGFTSGGSAIAAIVGWGILRGLLKKGTIVENNIVQTIASAVNISVSGVIFTIPALYIMGLHTEINTLYFFLATAAGAILGITFIIPLRKQMIEIDRLRFPTGTAVATVLKTPGSGIEKTRLLLFGMVLSAVVYLIQQFPILGLPHVLPEVVDLGSALHLPSWINLTIALSLMVFGMGLITGRNGLIVLAGGVLSYYIITPLVKALGWIPSDVQGAAISSFVYGNMTRPLGIGMLLGGSIAGLILSLPVIAVAIKSLAQASKTNDKNGNDELPISYLYIGAGLAFILLFITTYKLGNLGVGRSLLTALVGVAWIFIASLLVAMSTGMTDWSPVSGLSLVSVIILLYLTNKNIPLTILLGATVGVAISGAADMMQDLKTGHLVGGIPSRQQKMELLTAWIGPIIALTVVGLIWKAYGIGNDMVPAPQAMALKSMIEAILGGNVPVDKFLAGGLLGFALSMSGVPGLGVLVGLSMYLPILYIIPYGIGCVVHEFAKKRRGHEFITEKVLPFAAGLMVGEAAMTLLFAVLTVAGVLHP; encoded by the coding sequence ATGGAAAATTACAAGAGAGTATCCAAGAATGCTGTTGCATCCGAAAAAAGAGAGACCTATCGTGAAGTAACTCCCGAGGCTATAATCTTAGGTGTTATTTGGGGAGCATTTATGGCAGCCAGCTTTACATATGCGGGAATGATCATGGGCTTTACCTCCGGAGGTTCTGCAATTGCCGCCATAGTGGGTTGGGGAATTTTGAGAGGACTTCTAAAGAAGGGAACCATCGTTGAGAACAACATCGTTCAAACGATAGCTTCAGCTGTGAACATCTCCGTTTCGGGAGTCATATTCACAATTCCAGCACTCTACATAATGGGACTCCACACAGAGATAAATACGCTCTACTTCTTCCTAGCAACGGCAGCGGGAGCTATCTTGGGAATAACTTTCATAATCCCACTCAGAAAGCAGATGATTGAAATCGACAGGTTAAGGTTCCCAACAGGAACGGCTGTTGCTACTGTACTTAAAACTCCCGGAAGCGGTATAGAGAAGACAAGACTTTTGCTCTTCGGTATGGTCTTGAGCGCAGTAGTTTACTTAATACAGCAGTTCCCAATTTTAGGTTTGCCCCACGTGCTTCCAGAAGTAGTTGATTTGGGATCAGCACTCCACCTCCCATCCTGGATAAACTTGACTATCGCTTTGTCCTTGATGGTATTTGGTATGGGATTAATTACGGGAAGGAACGGTTTGATAGTCTTGGCTGGGGGAGTTCTGTCATACTACATCATAACTCCTCTCGTCAAGGCTCTAGGCTGGATTCCAAGTGACGTTCAAGGTGCAGCCATAAGCTCATTCGTCTACGGTAACATGACTAGGCCATTGGGTATTGGAATGCTCCTCGGTGGTTCAATAGCTGGATTAATACTCTCACTTCCCGTAATTGCGGTGGCAATAAAAAGCCTAGCACAGGCAAGCAAGACGAACGATAAGAACGGAAACGATGAGCTACCAATTAGCTACCTCTACATAGGTGCTGGTTTGGCCTTCATCCTGCTCTTCATAACGACCTACAAGCTCGGAAACCTCGGCGTTGGAAGGAGCTTGCTCACCGCTTTAGTCGGAGTTGCCTGGATATTCATCGCATCTCTATTGGTAGCAATGTCCACGGGAATGACGGACTGGAGCCCTGTTTCGGGACTCTCCTTAGTTTCAGTAATTATACTCCTCTATCTAACGAACAAGAACATTCCATTGACAATTCTCTTAGGTGCAACCGTTGGTGTCGCCATCTCAGGAGCAGCTGATATGATGCAGGACTTAAAGACAGGCCACTTGGTAGGAGGAATCCCCTCAAGACAGCAAAAGATGGAGTTGCTAACCGCTTGGATAGGCCCAATAATTGCTCTGACTGTAGTTGGGCTCATTTGGAAAGCTTATGGAATTGGAAACGACATGGTTCCAGCGCCTCAAGCTATGGCCCTTAAATCAATGATAGAAGCTATATTGGGAGGAAACGTCCCAGTAGATAAGTTCCTCGCAGGAGGACTCTTAGGATTTGCTCTCTCAATGAGCGGTGTTCCAGGGCTTGGCGTTTTGGTCGGTCTCTCAATGTACTTGCCAATCCTCTACATCATCCCATACGGAATTGGCTGTGTGGTTCACGAGTTTGCAAAGAAGAGAAGGGGTCACGAGTTCATCACGGAGAAAGTGCTACCATTTGCTGCAGGACTGATGGTTGGCGAAGCAGCTATGACATTGCTCTTTGCAGTGCTTACAGTTGCAGGAGTGCTTCATCCATGA
- a CDS encoding 7-cyano-7-deazaguanine synthase: MKAVALLSSGIDSPVAIYLMLKKGLEVIPIHFKQDEGKYRKVQKIWKRLKELYPERLKELVVVDVYEYQAPVFEKLIELKKHKWICVFCKFTMYKKATEIAKENGAWAIITGDSLGQVASQTLDNLVIISLATDLPILRPLIGFDKEEVVKIAKEIGTFDISIEPEEGCPFVPKHPIIRGSLGEFKKVHEAVFGTPC; encoded by the coding sequence ATGAAGGCTGTTGCTTTGCTCAGCTCAGGAATAGATTCACCCGTAGCTATTTATCTGATGCTAAAAAAGGGTCTAGAGGTAATTCCAATCCACTTCAAGCAAGATGAAGGCAAGTATAGGAAAGTTCAGAAAATTTGGAAACGACTTAAGGAGCTCTATCCCGAAAGGCTGAAAGAGTTAGTCGTCGTTGATGTCTACGAATATCAAGCCCCTGTTTTTGAAAAGCTTATTGAGCTGAAAAAACATAAATGGATTTGTGTCTTTTGCAAATTCACCATGTACAAGAAAGCCACAGAGATAGCAAAAGAAAATGGAGCATGGGCGATTATAACTGGGGATTCTTTAGGACAAGTGGCATCACAGACCCTTGATAATCTGGTCATAATTTCATTGGCAACTGATTTGCCAATCTTAAGACCTCTGATTGGATTTGATAAAGAAGAAGTTGTAAAAATCGCCAAGGAAATCGGGACATTTGACATAAGCATTGAGCCCGAGGAAGGCTGTCCTTTTGTGCCGAAGCATCCAATAATTAGAGGCTCGTTGGGGGAATTCAAGAAAGTTCACGAGGCTGTTTTTGGAACCCCCTGTTAA
- a CDS encoding cysteine synthase family protein, which translates to MYFAKLEFFNPFSRSIKDRAVFNMLMKAKQRKEINGKNKLFEATSGNVGIAMASMSNILGVKFRAYIPKPTPKTTETLLKVLGAEVIRTDFETIDPTMVEFVKREAEKNNAVNLNQFENEDNFEAHYKYTAREIDEQLRSIGKKPDVIVAGIGTSGHIAGLAKYFKERYDTKIVGVVPAKGEKIPGIKRLETKPKWVPKVKIDEVVEITQKEAIGGSIKVARGDGLLIGLSAGAVVKALEKVRDRYGGTAVLIFPDDGFKYVEAFERYFSEEK; encoded by the coding sequence ATGTATTTTGCCAAACTAGAGTTCTTTAACCCCTTCAGCAGAAGCATTAAAGACAGAGCTGTTTTCAACATGCTCATGAAGGCCAAGCAAAGAAAAGAAATAAACGGAAAGAACAAGCTTTTTGAAGCCACTTCTGGGAACGTTGGAATTGCAATGGCTTCTATGTCAAACATTCTTGGAGTCAAGTTTAGGGCATACATTCCAAAGCCAACGCCAAAGACGACAGAGACGCTTTTGAAGGTTCTCGGTGCAGAAGTAATTAGAACTGACTTTGAGACAATTGATCCCACTATGGTCGAATTCGTGAAGAGGGAGGCAGAGAAAAACAATGCTGTAAATCTCAACCAGTTTGAAAACGAGGACAACTTTGAGGCACACTACAAATACACAGCGAGAGAAATAGATGAGCAGCTGAGAAGCATAGGGAAAAAGCCAGATGTCATAGTAGCGGGAATAGGAACTTCTGGACACATAGCTGGATTAGCAAAGTATTTCAAAGAGCGCTACGATACAAAAATAGTTGGGGTAGTTCCAGCAAAAGGCGAGAAGATTCCAGGGATAAAAAGATTAGAAACAAAGCCAAAATGGGTTCCAAAAGTGAAGATAGACGAAGTTGTGGAAATAACTCAAAAAGAAGCAATTGGGGGTTCCATAAAGGTTGCAAGGGGCGATGGACTGCTGATTGGCTTAAGTGCTGGTGCTGTCGTGAAGGCTCTAGAGAAAGTCAGAGACAGATATGGAGGAACGGCAGTTTTAATATTCCCGGACGATGGATTTAAATATGTGGAAGCATTTGAGAGATACTTCAGTGAGGAAAAATGA
- a CDS encoding MFS transporter — translation MRKKLYLTLIASFFAILGSTMSKSPTLPLYAKSLGLTRGEIGLIASASTITGIFVNFTSGFLSDIYGRKKLLKISGFVFFSAPLLYFLAKDALVLALVRAYYGIATAIFVPVSLALISDLFPERKGTFMGLLSSSTLVGRALAPLLAGTLIYLRDFWIVFLLCSFFGSIVFALTFTFPETGKELEKFEFSFSSDLLLLGILDASVYMAYQSIETFLPLFYFLENKA, via the coding sequence ATGAGAAAAAAGCTCTATCTCACACTAATCGCCTCGTTCTTCGCAATACTTGGCTCAACTATGAGTAAATCCCCAACTTTACCGCTCTATGCTAAAAGTTTGGGACTAACAAGGGGAGAAATTGGATTAATAGCTTCGGCATCAACAATAACTGGAATTTTTGTTAACTTTACATCTGGATTCTTGAGCGACATCTACGGAAGGAAAAAGTTGTTAAAGATTAGTGGCTTTGTGTTCTTCTCTGCTCCTCTCCTTTACTTTCTCGCAAAGGATGCACTAGTTTTGGCTTTAGTTAGAGCATATTATGGAATAGCAACTGCTATATTTGTCCCAGTTTCTTTAGCTTTAATAAGCGACCTATTTCCAGAGAGAAAAGGAACCTTCATGGGGCTCTTGAGTTCTTCAACTTTAGTTGGGAGGGCTTTAGCACCTCTCTTAGCTGGAACTCTGATTTACTTGAGGGACTTTTGGATAGTTTTCCTCCTATGTTCTTTCTTCGGTTCAATTGTCTTTGCTTTAACCTTCACATTTCCAGAGACGGGAAAAGAACTGGAAAAATTTGAGTTTTCCTTCAGTTCTGACTTGCTCCTATTGGGTATTTTGGATGCTTCAGTTTACATGGCGTACCAGAGCATTGAAACATTCCTACCGCTTTTCTACTTTTTAGAAAACAAAGCTTAG
- a CDS encoding MFS transporter — MTVEISIMAIVKPYAGYLSDKIGRIKPIIFGMGLVSLAMFIFAFSKSLPLVILGAVLFSLGASISEASTKPLATEISKLKGTALGFLESIKDVGQALGPIIVGFFGFKLGFAFVGVFGASALGAFILKFKSIKAEKLV, encoded by the coding sequence TTGACGGTAGAAATCTCAATAATGGCAATTGTAAAGCCATACGCCGGCTATTTAAGCGACAAAATTGGAAGAATAAAGCCAATAATCTTTGGTATGGGGTTGGTAAGCCTAGCAATGTTCATCTTTGCATTTTCAAAGTCCTTACCTTTGGTAATCCTTGGAGCTGTGCTGTTCTCTCTCGGTGCTTCAATAAGTGAAGCCTCAACAAAGCCTCTAGCAACAGAAATCTCAAAGCTCAAAGGCACAGCTTTGGGCTTTTTAGAGAGCATAAAAGATGTTGGCCAAGCTTTGGGACCAATAATAGTTGGATTCTTTGGATTTAAGCTCGGCTTTGCGTTTGTGGGTGTTTTTGGAGCCTCAGCTTTGGGAGCTTTCATCTTAAAGTTTAAATCGATAAAAGCAGAAAAGCTAGTATAA
- a CDS encoding RNA-guided endonuclease TnpB family protein, with protein MKRSVTVKLHPSKEQEKILFELAHATAVVWNKINYERLRQFKEFGKIDFATTEKEVYYAFRDWIGGSTVQQLARKNAEAWRSFFTLNQKKKRRELPGLFKPKPPRFIREENGRKLFVIPLRNDQYRIEGNTLELRRLGKFGRLRLQFKGRIHLKGKQGRLEVIYDEVKQKWYAHISFTVKEKLTRKGWTKVPREPKGNLVAGIDLGVNNLMAVYVENGDAFLVKGRPLKSIAFYWQKRIAEYQSKLNKSGAKKSRKLKKMHEKAKLQAKHYINTAVRQIVEKLYSLGVSRIVVGYPKEIARNSDKGRKQNFILSHVWRFNYVIQRLKEVAEEYGIVVEVVNEAFTSQTCPLCGQRHANGRIFRGLFECRREGVVMNADLVGAFNILKKAVKTITPSLPALTGGRGNGGKTLPEGFEELSLRVTLMRTPQTSLPLARG; from the coding sequence TTGAAGAGAAGCGTCACGGTAAAACTCCATCCCTCAAAAGAGCAGGAAAAGATTTTGTTCGAGTTAGCCCATGCCACGGCAGTAGTTTGGAACAAGATTAACTACGAGAGACTGAGACAATTCAAGGAATTCGGTAAAATAGACTTCGCAACTACAGAAAAAGAAGTATACTATGCTTTCAGGGACTGGATTGGTGGCTCAACAGTCCAGCAGTTAGCCAGAAAAAACGCGGAAGCATGGCGTTCATTCTTCACCTTGAACCAGAAGAAAAAACGGAGAGAATTACCAGGGTTGTTCAAACCAAAGCCTCCAAGATTTATTCGAGAGGAGAACGGTAGGAAACTCTTCGTTATTCCACTGAGAAACGACCAATACAGGATTGAGGGAAACACCCTCGAGTTGAGACGCCTCGGCAAATTTGGTAGATTGAGACTCCAGTTTAAAGGGAGAATTCACTTGAAGGGCAAACAAGGGCGATTAGAAGTCATTTATGATGAAGTAAAGCAGAAGTGGTACGCTCATATCAGTTTCACTGTTAAGGAAAAATTAACCAGAAAAGGGTGGACTAAAGTCCCGAGAGAACCCAAGGGTAATCTTGTGGCTGGAATTGATCTCGGAGTGAACAATTTAATGGCTGTTTACGTGGAGAATGGCGATGCTTTTCTTGTGAAAGGGAGACCACTAAAATCAATAGCCTTCTACTGGCAAAAGAGAATTGCTGAGTACCAGTCTAAACTCAACAAGAGTGGGGCTAAAAAGAGCAGAAAACTCAAAAAGATGCATGAGAAGGCTAAACTCCAAGCCAAACACTACATTAACACTGCAGTTAGACAAATCGTTGAGAAACTTTATTCCCTTGGAGTTTCAAGAATAGTTGTTGGTTATCCAAAGGAAATCGCAAGAAATTCAGATAAAGGTAGAAAGCAGAACTTTATCCTCTCCCACGTCTGGCGTTTTAACTACGTTATTCAACGCTTGAAAGAAGTTGCCGAAGAATATGGTATTGTTGTTGAAGTCGTTAATGAGGCTTTCACTTCTCAAACCTGCCCCCTCTGCGGCCAACGTCACGCTAACGGGAGAATCTTTAGGGGTTTGTTTGAGTGCCGCAGGGAGGGCGTTGTAATGAATGCCGACCTCGTTGGTGCTTTTAACATTTTGAAAAAAGCAGTGAAAACCATAACCCCAAGCCTTCCCGCTCTTACGGGAGGTAGGGGTAACGGGGGGAAGACCCTCCCCGAGGGGTTTGAAGAACTCTCTCTGAGGGTTACCTTGATGAGAACCCCTCAAACCTCCCTGCCATTGGCGAGGGGTTAA
- a CDS encoding ester cyclase: protein MTTEKTKIIERLVEEFWNQGNLAVADELLTPDFVNHDPVNPEVTNLEAYKQWASVMHKAFPDFHVTVEDTIVEGDKVVKRWTVTGTQKGEIMGIPPTGKQINIQGIAIYRFAGDKIAEIWWGYDALGMLGQLGAFPPKE from the coding sequence ATGACAACAGAAAAGACTAAGATCATTGAGCGATTAGTCGAAGAATTTTGGAACCAAGGAAACTTGGCTGTAGCAGATGAGCTCCTTACCCCTGACTTTGTAAACCACGACCCTGTTAACCCCGAGGTTACAAATCTCGAAGCCTATAAACAATGGGCAAGTGTAATGCATAAGGCATTCCCCGACTTTCATGTGACTGTTGAAGACACTATTGTTGAAGGCGATAAAGTAGTAAAACGCTGGACAGTTACCGGGACACAAAAGGGCGAAATCATGGGCATTCCTCCGACTGGTAAGCAAATAAATATCCAAGGAATCGCAATCTACCGCTTCGCTGGCGACAAGATTGCAGAAATCTGGTGGGGTTATGATGCATTGGGCATGCTGGGACAGCTTGGTGCTTTTCCTCCGAAGGAATAG
- a CDS encoding acetate--CoA ligase family protein, with amino-acid sequence MKEEALKVIEDVLSKGRKALVEYEAKQVLKAYGLPVPNEKLAKTLDEALEYAKELGYPVVLKLMSPQILHKSDAKVVVLNIKNEEELKKKWEEIHENAKKYRPDAEILGVLVAPMLKPGREVIIGVTEDPQFGHAIMFGLGGIFVEILKDVTFRIIPIEEKDAWAMIKSIRGYPILAGARGEPPADMKALVDMMLKVSELVDDLKDYIKEMDLNPVFVYNEGEGAVIVDARIILK; translated from the coding sequence ATGAAAGAGGAAGCTTTGAAAGTTATTGAAGATGTTTTGAGCAAGGGCAGAAAAGCCTTAGTTGAATATGAGGCAAAGCAAGTTTTGAAGGCTTATGGCCTGCCTGTTCCAAATGAGAAGCTTGCAAAGACTCTTGATGAGGCTCTCGAATATGCAAAAGAACTTGGCTATCCAGTTGTTCTCAAGCTGATGTCACCCCAAATACTCCACAAGAGCGACGCAAAGGTTGTTGTTCTTAACATCAAGAACGAGGAAGAGCTAAAGAAGAAGTGGGAGGAGATTCACGAAAATGCCAAAAAATATCGCCCAGATGCAGAGATCTTAGGGGTTTTGGTTGCTCCAATGCTTAAACCTGGGAGAGAAGTCATCATTGGTGTAACTGAAGATCCGCAGTTTGGACATGCAATAATGTTCGGTCTTGGTGGCATCTTCGTCGAAATCCTCAAGGATGTTACATTTAGAATTATTCCAATTGAGGAGAAAGATGCTTGGGCAATGATAAAGAGCATTAGAGGTTACCCAATCCTGGCTGGTGCAAGAGGAGAGCCACCAGCTGACATGAAAGCATTGGTTGACATGATGTTAAAAGTTTCAGAGCTTGTTGACGATCTAAAAGACTACATAAAAGAGATGGACTTGAACCCAGTGTTCGTTTACAACGAAGGTGAGGGTGCAGTTATAGTTGATGCAAGGATAATTTTGAAGTGA
- a CDS encoding acetate--CoA ligase family protein has protein sequence MEMPKIVEELKPFFEPKAVAIIGATNKKGKVGNVIFENFKRNKELGIFKGNIYPVNPKLDEIEGYKVYKSVKELPDDTDLAVISIPAPFVPATMREIAEKGIKAVIIITGGFGELGEEGKKLEREIYEIAKANGIRVIGPNCVGVYVPDTGVDTVFLPEEKMDRPKSGPIAFVSQSGAFAAAMLDWAALAGIGIGKMVSYGNKIDVDDADLMDYFIYDDQIKVVTFYIEGVKDGRKFIEAAKRITKVKPVIALKSGRTEYGAKAASSHTGSLAGADVIYDAVFKQTGIIRAEDFEHMFDVAKAFAKCKLPKGDRIGIITDGGGAGVMASDAVAKFGLKMAQLSEETLKFLKENFPPHAVAGNPTDVVGDTDAQRYKIAIEGFVNDPNVDAILVIVLFQVPLLNEEEIIEILADYAKKSEKPIVAVAMGGKKTEYYAKLLEEKGVPVYPTPERGVRALAGLVQYAKYLEKVKGE, from the coding sequence ATGGAAATGCCAAAAATCGTTGAAGAATTGAAACCTTTTTTTGAACCAAAAGCAGTCGCTATCATTGGAGCAACAAACAAAAAAGGAAAGGTTGGAAACGTCATTTTTGAGAACTTCAAGAGGAACAAGGAGCTAGGGATTTTTAAGGGCAACATTTATCCTGTAAATCCAAAGCTTGATGAAATCGAGGGATATAAAGTCTATAAGAGTGTTAAAGAACTCCCTGACGACACAGACTTGGCTGTCATCTCTATTCCTGCACCATTTGTCCCAGCTACAATGAGAGAGATTGCAGAGAAGGGCATCAAGGCAGTTATAATTATCACAGGTGGTTTTGGAGAGCTTGGTGAGGAAGGGAAGAAATTGGAGAGAGAAATCTATGAAATAGCAAAGGCAAATGGAATTAGGGTCATCGGACCAAACTGTGTTGGTGTTTACGTTCCAGACACAGGTGTAGACACTGTGTTTTTACCAGAAGAAAAGATGGACAGACCAAAGAGTGGCCCAATAGCTTTCGTTTCTCAAAGTGGAGCCTTCGCAGCAGCAATGCTTGACTGGGCTGCTTTGGCTGGGATAGGAATTGGAAAAATGGTCAGCTATGGCAATAAAATAGATGTAGACGATGCTGATTTAATGGACTATTTCATTTATGACGACCAAATTAAAGTTGTCACCTTCTACATTGAAGGGGTTAAGGATGGTAGAAAGTTCATTGAAGCTGCAAAGAGGATAACAAAAGTAAAACCCGTCATTGCACTGAAGAGTGGAAGAACTGAGTATGGAGCAAAAGCTGCCTCATCACACACTGGTTCATTGGCAGGGGCGGATGTTATTTACGATGCTGTCTTCAAGCAAACTGGAATAATTAGAGCTGAAGACTTTGAACATATGTTCGATGTTGCTAAGGCCTTTGCAAAGTGCAAGCTTCCAAAAGGCGATAGGATTGGAATAATTACAGATGGCGGTGGAGCCGGAGTTATGGCAAGTGACGCAGTTGCTAAGTTCGGCTTGAAGATGGCACAGCTCAGCGAAGAAACCCTCAAGTTCCTTAAGGAGAACTTCCCACCACATGCAGTTGCAGGAAACCCAACTGATGTTGTTGGTGATACAGACGCTCAAAGATACAAGATTGCAATTGAGGGCTTTGTAAACGACCCGAATGTTGACGCTATCTTAGTAATAGTTCTCTTCCAAGTGCCGCTCCTTAACGAAGAGGAAATAATTGAAATCCTAGCGGACTATGCAAAGAAGAGTGAGAAGCCAATTGTAGCAGTTGCAATGGGTGGTAAGAAGACAGAATACTATGCAAAGCTGCTTGAGGAGAAGGGGGTTCCGGTATATCCAACGCCTGAGAGAGGAGTTAGAGCTTTAGCCGGTCTTGTCCAATACGCAAAATATTTGGAGAAGGTTAAAGGGGAGTGA
- a CDS encoding sugar phosphate isomerase/epimerase encodes MVKLIGVSTYALFDKSLGVALYKFREFPLDFVEIMDEGYHVLDKYNYKPHLEALESYGLKNIIHAPFSDLNIAALSEKLRRVMLETIFETLEIAHEMGSLLVVLHPGHYSPLSLKFPKAYEKVHKRSLEEIDRVAEKIGVKVALENMPKFPILDGQTADRIYNLIDGTNLYVTFDVGHLYTVTKNYAEFLELLGDRIIHIHLHDNDGKNDSHLALGDGIIPWDDVLEILPKNITWSLEVRSLDDFKKSLEFLKSYLK; translated from the coding sequence GTGGTTAAATTGATAGGTGTCTCAACGTATGCATTATTTGACAAAAGTTTGGGAGTGGCCCTATACAAATTTAGAGAATTCCCTCTAGACTTTGTTGAAATAATGGATGAAGGCTACCACGTGCTGGACAAGTATAACTACAAACCTCATCTCGAAGCCCTAGAGAGTTATGGGCTGAAAAACATCATCCATGCCCCGTTCAGTGACCTAAACATTGCTGCACTCAGTGAAAAGCTCCGGAGGGTGATGCTTGAAACAATCTTTGAAACCCTTGAAATTGCGCATGAAATGGGATCCCTCTTGGTTGTTCTTCACCCAGGACACTATTCACCGCTGAGCTTAAAATTCCCAAAAGCTTATGAAAAAGTCCACAAACGCTCTTTGGAAGAGATTGACAGAGTTGCTGAAAAAATAGGGGTTAAAGTTGCTCTTGAAAATATGCCAAAATTCCCAATTTTGGATGGTCAAACTGCTGATAGAATATATAATTTAATTGATGGCACAAATCTCTACGTAACTTTCGATGTTGGACATTTATACACAGTAACCAAAAATTATGCAGAATTTTTGGAACTCTTAGGGGACAGGATAATTCACATCCATCTACATGACAACGATGGAAAGAATGATTCTCACTTAGCGCTGGGTGATGGGATAATACCTTGGGATGATGTGCTCGAGATATTGCCCAAGAACATCACATGGAGTTTAGAGGTTAGGAGTTTAGATGATTTCAAAAAGAGCCTTGAATTTTTGAAAAGTTATCTAAAATAA
- a CDS encoding magnesium transporter has protein sequence MTVLLDLKEKLREAYTATLASLVVSLIIGFFGGTFLGKYFNKIRSTYPGILVILPGMMGLRGNVFGSMASRFSTMLYLGDLEPRIREKKVLRNIVIAMILSLIPVTILWAVGVIKGIRYHAFQILLIVISSTILVSLLLGYFTAFVTIFSFKKGTDPDSVAAPLVASVGDLLTIPSLIMFILILESFKLAFWISNLLLIGLLIFLVETSRIRKSELLEFKELFVIITFLALLSLISGFTLERFSHLIQASVILGFAYPSLLSSFGNYGSVIAAKTSTKLHLGEIERYLSLEPFLDILSLFATTPIIGLLINIFGILIARLMLGIKVTFSLELTLTYPFMALLIMLYSYTISYFLFKKDIDPDNVAIPLISNNSDIFGTIYAVLIAKLIVGG, from the coding sequence ATGACAGTCCTTTTGGACTTGAAAGAGAAGCTGAGAGAGGCATACACTGCAACATTAGCGTCACTAGTAGTCTCATTGATAATTGGGTTCTTTGGAGGGACTTTTCTGGGTAAATATTTCAACAAGATTCGTTCTACTTATCCTGGTATCTTGGTGATTCTCCCCGGAATGATGGGCTTGAGGGGAAATGTCTTTGGCTCTATGGCGTCTCGATTTTCAACGATGCTCTATTTGGGTGATTTGGAGCCGAGGATTCGAGAAAAGAAAGTTCTGAGAAACATTGTAATTGCAATGATACTCTCCTTAATACCCGTTACCATTTTGTGGGCAGTTGGTGTGATTAAAGGCATACGCTATCATGCATTCCAAATTCTGCTCATAGTCATTAGCTCCACAATTTTAGTATCGTTATTATTAGGTTATTTTACTGCATTTGTTACAATATTCTCCTTCAAAAAAGGAACGGACCCAGATAGCGTCGCTGCCCCGTTAGTTGCATCTGTGGGGGATTTACTCACGATCCCTTCACTGATTATGTTCATTCTAATTCTGGAGTCATTCAAGCTAGCATTTTGGATATCGAATCTTCTCCTTATTGGGCTGTTGATTTTCTTAGTAGAGACTAGCAGGATAAGGAAGAGTGAGCTCTTGGAATTTAAGGAGCTGTTTGTTATAATCACATTCTTAGCTCTGCTTTCATTAATCTCTGGATTCACCCTTGAGAGGTTCAGCCATTTAATTCAAGCATCCGTAATTCTGGGATTTGCTTATCCATCTCTACTGAGCAGTTTTGGAAACTATGGTTCAGTTATAGCAGCAAAAACTTCAACGAAGCTTCATTTAGGTGAGATAGAAAGGTATCTCTCGCTGGAGCCTTTCTTGGATATACTTTCCTTATTCGCAACCACACCAATCATAGGACTCTTAATTAACATCTTTGGAATCTTGATTGCAAGACTTATGCTCGGAATAAAGGTTACATTCTCACTTGAGCTCACCTTAACTTATCCCTTCATGGCTCTCTTAATCATGCTTTACTCCTACACGATCTCATACTTCCTCTTTAAGAAGGATATAGATCCAGACAATGTTGCGATTCCACTCATTTCAAACAACAGCGATATCTTTGGAACAATATACGCGGTTTTAATAGCAAAGCTCATTGTGGGTGGTTAA